Proteins from one Mercurialis annua linkage group LG7, ddMerAnnu1.2, whole genome shotgun sequence genomic window:
- the LOC126655608 gene encoding uncharacterized protein LOC126655608, whose product MAASRWIRPEVFPLFASVGVAVGICGMQLIRNICSNPDVRVTKENRAAGILDNFAEGEKYKEHGLRKFVRNKSPQIMPSVNGFFSDPNLPTSN is encoded by the exons ATGGCTGCTTCACGATGGATCAGACCTGAG GTATTTCCTCTGTTTGCATCTGTTGGTGTGGCTGTTGGCATCTGTGGGATGCAATTAATCAGAAATATCTGCTCCAATCCTGATGTCAG GGTGACAAAGGAGAATAGGGCAGCAGGAATTCTTGACAATTTTGCAGAGGGTGAGAAATATAAAGAACATGGCTTAAGGAAATTTGTTCGTAATAAGTCTCCTCAGATCATGCCATCTGTCAATGGCTTTTTTTCTGATCCTAATCTGCCAACTTCTAATTAA
- the LOC126656556 gene encoding glyceraldehyde-3-phosphate dehydrogenase, cytosolic-like, with the protein MASDKKIKIGINGFGRIGRLVARVALSRNDIELVAVNDPFISTEYMTYMFKYDTVHGQWKHSDLKVKDDKTLLFGEKPVTVFGFRNPEEIPWGQTGAEFVVESTGVFTDKDKAAAHLKGGAKKVVISAPSKDAPMFVVGVNEKEYKPEFDIVSNASCTTNCLAPLAKVLNDRFGIVEGLMTTVHSITATQKTVDGPSMKDWRGGRAASFNIIPSSTGAAKAVGKVLPELNGKLTGMSFRVPTVDVSVVDLTVRLEKKATYEDIKAAIKEESEGKLKGILGYTDEDVVSSDFVGDSRSSIFDAKAGIALNDNFVKVVSWYDNEWGYSSRVLDLVAHIAASTN; encoded by the exons ATGG CCAGTGACAAGAAGATTAAGATTGGGATTAACG GATTTGGAAGAATTGGACGTTTGGTTGCAAGAGTTGCACTTTCCAGGAATGATATTGAACTTGTTGCTGTTAATGATCCATTCATTTCCACTGAGTACatg ACATATATGTTTAAGTATGATACAGTTCATGGTCAATGGAAACACAGTGATTTGAAGGTTAAGGATGATAAAACTCTTCTCTTCGGTGAGAAGCCTGTTACTGTTTTTGGATTCAG AAACCCAGAGGAGATCCCATGGGGTCAGACTGGTGCCGAGTTTGTTGTTGAATCTACTGGTGTTTTCACTGACAAGGATAAGGCTGCTGCTCATTTGAAG GGTGGTGCCAAGAAAGTTGTCATCTCTGCTCCAAGCAAAGATGCACCAATGTTTGTTGTGGGTGTCAACGAGAAGGAGTACAAGCCGGAATTTGACATTGTTTCCAATGCTAGTTGCACTACCAACTGTCTTGCCCCCTTGGCCAAG GTTCTTAATGACAGGTTTGGAATCGTTGAGGGTCTCATGACCACTGTCCACTCCATTACCG CCACTCAAAAAACTGTTGATGGTCCATCAATGAAGGACTGGAGAGGTGGAAGAGCTGCATCCTTCAACATCATTCCTAGCAGCACTGGAGCTGCCaag GCTGTTGGAAAGGTTTTGCCAGAACTTAACGGAAAATTAACCGGAATGTCCTTCCGCGTTCCTACTGTGGATGTGTCTGTTGTCGACCTGACTGTCAGGCTTGAAAAGAAGGCCACATACGAGGACATCAAAGCTGCTATCAAGGAGGAATCTGAGGGCAAGCTTAAGGGAATCTTAGGATACACTGATGAGGATGTTGTATCTTCCGACTTTGTTGGCGACAGcag GTCAAGTATTTTTGATGCCAAGGCTGGAATTGCTTTGAACGACAACTTTGTCAAAGTCGTGTCTTGGTATGACAACGAATGGGGCTACAGTTCACGTGTTCTCGACTTGGTTGCTCACATTGCTGCGTCCACAAATTGA
- the LOC126657375 gene encoding pentatricopeptide repeat-containing protein At3g04130, mitochondrial: MASLIRNSLRTTSAKLIDPSFSCVFYHASFHHCSPNFSTLFAPSPPIEEKLESFPSVDGKFDKKEQSLDSPRQYNIDILVSKFRVGSSPDEILESLVDDELCDSVHLSHELVEKLLFRFKDDWKSALGVFRWVELRAGYKHKAENYDTMVDILGKMKQMDQMRVLLEEMERSRVVTLKTVGKAMRRFSGAGQWENAVRMFDKLESFGLEKNTESMNLLLDTLCKERKVEQAREIFLKLKSHISPDANTFNIFIHGWCKVNRVEEADWTIQEMKGHGCVPCVISYSTIIQFYCHRCKFSKVYEILDEMEAQGLIPNVVTYTTVMSALAKSEEYGEALQIAHRMKSVGCKPDALFYNSLIHTLGRAGKPEEAVRVFEVEMPNAGVSPNTSTYNTMIAMLCYDAQERRALNLLKKMETSMICKPDVQTYYPLLKSCFRTGKIDCLLSQLLDDMVKKHHLSLDISAYTLLVHGLCRANRCEWAYRLFEEMLGKDMTPKYQTCRLLLDEVKLKHMYDAAQRIEIAMQKI, translated from the coding sequence ATGGCATCACTCATTAGAAACTCTCTTAGAACTACTAGTGCTAAACTTATTGACCCATCATTTTCATGTGTATTTTACCATGCTTCATTTCATCATTGTTCTCCAAATTTCTCAACTTTATTTGCTCCATCTCCCCCAATTGAAGAAAAGTTAGAATCTTTCCCTTCAGTTGATggtaaatttgataaaaaggaACAATCTTTGGACTCACCTAGGCAATATAATATCGACATTCTTGTGTCGAAATTTCGGGTTGGGAGTAGCCCTGATGAGATTCTTGAATCACTTGTGGATGATGAGTTGTGTGATAGTGTACATTTGTCTCATGAACTTGTTGAGAAGTTGTTGTTTCGGTTTAAGGATGATTGGAAATCGGCGTTGGGCGTGTTTAGATGGGTGGAATTGCGCGCGGGGTATAAGCATAAGGCGGAGAATTATGATACGATGGTTGATATATTGGGGAAGATGAAACAAATGGATCAGATGAGGGTGTTGTTGGAGGAAATGGAGAGAAGTCGGGTTGTTACGCTTAAGACGGTTGGCAAGGCTATGAGAAGGTTTAGTGGGGCGGGACAGTGGGAAAATGCGGTGAGGATGTTTGATAAATTAGAAAGTTTTGGATTGGAGAAGAATACTGAGTCGATGAACTTATTGCTCGACACTCTTTGTAAAGAACGTAAGGTTGAGCAAGCCCGTGAGATCTTTTTGAAACTCAAGTCGCACATTTCTCCGGATGCAAacacgtttaatatttttattcatggTTGGTGCAAAGTTAATCGGGTTGAAGAAGCGGATTGGACAATCCAGGAAATGAAAGGACATGGCTGTGTTCCTTGTGTCATAAGTTATTCAACCATCATCCAATTCTATTGTCATAGATGCAAGTTTAGCAAGGTCTATGAAATCCTTGATGAAATGGAAGCCCAAGGGCTAATACCGAATGTTGTCACTTACACCACTGTCATGAGTGCGCTAGCAAAGTCGGAGGAGTATGGAGAGGCGTTACAAATAGCACATAGGATGAAATCAGTCGGATGCAAACCCGACGCACTTTTTTACAATTCTTTGATACATACACTAGGGCGAGCTGGCAAACCGGAGGAGGCTGTTCGCGTATTTGAGGTAGAGATGCCAAATGCTGGTGTTTCCCCAAATACATCTACTTATAATACAATGATTGCTATGTTATGTTATGATGCACAAGAACGACGGGCCTTGAATCTTCTTAAGAAGATGGAAACTTCGATGATATGTAAGCCTGATGTTCAGACTTACTACCCATTGCTTAAGTCGTGTTTTAGAACTGGAAAGATAGATTGTTTGTTGAGTCAACTATTGGATGATATGGTTAAGAAGCATCACCTAAGTCTTGATATCTCAGCCTACACTCTTTTAGTTCACGGGCTTTGTCGAGCAAACAGATGTGAGTGGGCTTACCGCCTGTTTGAGGAAATGCTTGGTAAAGATATGACACCAAAATATCAGACTTGCCGTTTGCTTCTGGATGAAGTCAAATTAAAGCATATGTATGATGCTGCTCAGAGAATTGAAATTGCCATGCAGAAAATATAA
- the LOC126656014 gene encoding ankyrin repeat-containing protein ITN1-like, with translation MAPSYFPLRWESTGDQWWYASPIDFAAANGHYDLVRELLHLDTNLLIKLTSLRRIRRLETVWDDEEQLNDVANCRALVAKKLLSECETKKGYNTLIRAGYGGWLLYTAASAGDLEFVKSLLERDANLVFGEGEYGVTDVLYAAARSKNCEVFRVLLNLAIVRGGFEGDLGFRKEMMSRGVHGAARGGNLEILKELRGNCGDMLEYRDAQGSTVLHSAAGRGQVQVVKDLIASLDLVTSTDYQGNTALHIAAYRGYLAVAEILIEAAPSLASQTNNYGDTFLHMALSGFRAPGFRRVDKQIELVKQLVSGKIVNIQEIINVRNKNGRTALHMAVIETVQSYNLAELLMKVPTIDLNISDVYGMTPLDLLKQRPRSATSEILIKQLISAGGVCNCQDQDQNNMARNGNALHLRGQGIGMSPGTSFRVSDSEIFLYTGVENETDVSCEITSVDYNTTPSSVNGKYSGSVNNAGTRLKSFLQWPRKNKEKKSEMTDDDSLTSFQLSRNLEDRPIPLRQRFSELSPESRVSNNKRMFSFRSSLPSPLTRKKFTAGLTHGVIRARSGESPSTSSPLSVSSLASPASIEKKRDRQFSFNKKMMNKYLCFGAQGLPVDHNSMSYAHQNQSYKHSASMVA, from the exons ATGGCACCTTCATATTTTCCTCTGAGATGGGAGAGTACAGGAGACCAGTGGTGGTACGCTTCCCCGATCGATTTCGCAGCGGCTAACGGTCACTATGACCTAGTCCGAGAGCTTCTTCACCTCGACACAAATCTTCTCATCAAGCTCACTTCCCTCCGTCGTATCCGCCGCCTCGAAACAGTCTGGGACGACGAAGAACAGCTCAATGATGTGGCAAACTGCCGTGCTCTAGTGGCTAAGAAACTGCTCTCAGAATGTGAGACAAAGAAGGGTTATAATACTCTGATCAGAGCTGGTTACGGCGGTTGGTTGCTGTACACTGCTGCATCAGCTGGGGATTTGGAGTTTGTTAAGTCATTGCTGGAGAGAGATGCGAATCTGGTGTTTGGAGAAGGGGAGTATGGTGTTACTGATGTGTTATATGCTGCTGCTAGAAGTAAGAACTGTGAGGTTTTTCGGGTGCTGCTTAATTTGGCTATTGTTAGGGGCGGTTTTGAGGGTGATTTGGGTTTTAGGAAGGAGATGATGAGTAGAGGTGTTCATGGTGCTGCTAGAGGTGGGAATTTGGAGATTTTGAAGGAGTTGAGAGGGAATTGTGGTGATATGTTGGAGTATAGAGATGCTCAAGGCTCTACTGTTTTGCATAGTGCTGCTGGAAGAGGACAGGTTCAG GTAGTAAAGGATCTAATAGCATCCCTTGATTTGGTCACCTCCACTGATTATCAGGGAAACACAGCATTGCATATAGCTGCTTACAGAGGCTATTTAGCTGTTGCAGAAATTCTGATAGAAGCAGCTCCATCATTAGCCTCTCAAACCAACAACTATGGAGACACTTTTCTTCACATGGCATTATCAGGTTTCCGAGCCCCCGGTTTTCGACGAGTAGATAAGCAGATTGAGCTTGTGAAGCAATTGGTAAGTGGAAAAATTGTTAACATCCAAGAAATCATCAATGTCAGGAACAAAAATGGAAGAACAGCTCTTCACATGGCTGTAATTGAGACTGTTCAATCTTATAATCTTGCGGAACTTCTCATGAAAGTTCCGACAATCGATCTAAACATTTCTGATGTTTACGGAATGACCCCGTTGGATCTGCTAAAGCAACGGCCGAGATCAGCAACTTCTGAAATTTTGATCAAACAGTTGATTTCTGCAGGAGGAGTCTGCAATTGTCAGGATCAGGATCAAAATAATATGGCTAGAAATGGTAATGCTTTACATTTAAGAGGGCAGGGCATAGGTATGAGCCCCGGAACTTCGTTTCGAGTTTCTGATTCTGAAATATTCTTGTACACTGGAGTGGAAAATGAAACTGATGTCAGCTGTGAGATAACAAGTGTAGATTACAACACAACACCAAGTTCTGTGAATGGTAAATACTCAGGTTCCGTAAACAACGCAGGAACGCGGCTAAAGTCGTTTCTGCAATGGCCACGGAAGAATAAAGAGAAGAAATCTGAGATGACAGATGATGATTCTTTGACCTCATTTCAACTATCTCGAAACTTGGAAGATCGTCCGATACCTCTCAGGCAGAGATTTTCAGAACTATCACCAGAATCGCGTGTTTCGAACAATAAAAGAATGTTTTCTTTCAGGAGTAGTCTTCCAAGTCCATTGACCAGGAAGAAATTTACAGCAGGACTAACACACGGTGTGATTCGGGCACGGTCAGGCGAATCGCCTTCGACTTCTAGTCCGTTATCAGTATCTTCCCTGGCTTCCCCTGCATCAATTGAGAAGAAGAGGGACAGACAATTTTCTTTTAACAAGAAAATGATGAACAAGTATTTATGTTTTGGTGCACAAGGACTGCCTGTGGATCATAATTCTATGAGCTATGCACATCAAAATCAAAGTTATAAGCATTCTGCTTCTATGGTGGCATGA